From the Selenomonas timonae genome, one window contains:
- a CDS encoding Hsp20 family protein: MFRPLPFNLKENAEKGQEILGKALETVMEHSFNPFDKVGGMLFPFRVDVIDCENCYELFAELPGFTKEAIEVSYNEDGRLKIKAERIVPEESEAKYLCHERKAGVFERSFLIDDVDEAEVSVSYEAGILHVILPKLEVKKSCRVFTIQ; encoded by the coding sequence ATGTTTCGTCCATTGCCGTTCAATTTGAAAGAAAATGCCGAAAAGGGACAGGAGATTCTGGGAAAGGCTCTTGAGACCGTGATGGAACATTCGTTTAATCCGTTCGACAAGGTGGGCGGCATGCTCTTCCCGTTCCGCGTCGACGTGATCGATTGTGAGAACTGCTACGAGCTGTTCGCAGAACTCCCCGGCTTTACGAAAGAAGCCATCGAGGTCTCCTACAACGAGGACGGACGCCTCAAGATCAAGGCGGAGCGCATCGTGCCGGAGGAGTCCGAGGCGAAATATCTCTGCCATGAGCGCAAGGCAGGCGTATTCGAGCGCTCCTTCCTCATCGACGATGTGGATGAGGCGGAGGTATCCGTGTCCTATGAGGCGGGTATCCTCCATGTGATCCTGCCGAAACTCGAGGTAAAGAAGTCTTGCCGCGTCTTTACGATTCAATAA
- a CDS encoding CheR family methyltransferase has protein sequence MTEDRDWEQFKHKLKAKTEIDLDLYKEPQMKRRINNLITRAGYKGCVEYFDHVCENKDDFAAFIEYLTINVSEFFRTPEKFSKLETDVIPDLLKRSSKLNIWSAGCSIGAEPYSLAIIMKEMTPGTRHRILASDLDVEILAKAKRGVYTADEIKSMAPERRRKYFDADGDHFAVKPEIKSMIEFKRHNLLQDKFETGFDLILCRNVVIYFTDEAKDQLYRHFFEALKPGGILFVGATESILNFRKMGYTSFQPFFYQRPFES, from the coding sequence ATGACGGAAGACCGCGATTGGGAGCAGTTCAAACACAAGCTGAAAGCAAAGACGGAGATCGATCTCGACCTCTATAAAGAGCCACAGATGAAACGTCGGATCAACAATCTGATCACGCGTGCGGGCTATAAGGGCTGCGTCGAGTATTTCGACCATGTCTGTGAGAACAAGGATGATTTTGCTGCGTTCATCGAGTATCTGACGATCAACGTGTCGGAGTTCTTCCGCACGCCGGAGAAGTTCAGCAAGCTCGAGACGGATGTCATTCCCGATCTCCTGAAACGCTCATCGAAGCTCAATATCTGGAGCGCAGGCTGCTCCATCGGCGCGGAGCCGTATTCGCTCGCGATCATCATGAAGGAGATGACGCCGGGCACGCGGCATCGCATTCTCGCCTCCGATCTCGATGTGGAGATTCTGGCGAAGGCAAAGCGCGGCGTCTATACGGCGGATGAGATCAAGAGCATGGCGCCCGAGCGTCGCCGTAAGTATTTCGATGCGGACGGCGACCACTTTGCCGTGAAGCCCGAGATCAAGAGCATGATCGAGTTCAAGCGGCACAACCTGCTGCAGGACAAGTTCGAGACGGGCTTCGATCTGATTCTTTGCCGCAACGTCGTCATCTACTTTACGGATGAGGCGAAGGATCAGCTCTACCGTCATTTCTTCGAGGCGCTGAAGCCCGGCGGCATTCTCTTCGTCGGCGCAACGGAGTCTATTCTGAACTTCCGCAAGATGGGCTACACGAGCTTCCAGCCGTTCTTCTATCAGCGGCCGTTCGAATCATGA
- a CDS encoding phenylacetate--CoA ligase family protein, which yields MTGTMLTEEQRLALLLRQIKWAEEKTAFYRSAFERAGVSAASVSSFVDAARLPFWDHAEEEGADAPFFMLTLPLSGLLRMSVLHDEAGLGSIHCYTQGDVARQVQTTVDMLTACGVNRASTVLLAGDIADSRTLDLQYALDALGAAVLPCGGGAETAAQLLRAAVPDTIITWEHELPALEKYLEDIAVHRLITVGGRIAPQTVSRALAERMGARHAHIFTLAQMGALIGVACTAGAGLHLEERLFYAEVIDEAGHSSRADGACGQLVLSTLAAEAMPVLRYRTGLQVRLARARCGCGSVQLLITEG from the coding sequence ATGACGGGGACGATGCTCACAGAGGAGCAGCGTCTTGCGCTTCTCCTGCGTCAGATCAAATGGGCGGAGGAAAAGACAGCGTTCTATCGCTCTGCGTTTGAACGTGCGGGCGTAAGTGCTGCATCCGTTTCGTCATTTGTGGATGCGGCGCGTCTGCCGTTTTGGGATCATGCAGAGGAAGAGGGGGCAGACGCCCCTTTTTTCATGCTCACACTGCCACTCTCGGGTCTGCTGCGTATGAGTGTCCTGCATGACGAGGCAGGGCTGGGAAGCATTCACTGCTATACGCAGGGCGATGTTGCACGGCAGGTGCAGACGACTGTGGATATGCTCACTGCGTGCGGCGTGAACCGTGCGAGTACGGTGCTGCTTGCGGGAGATATTGCGGACAGTCGGACGCTCGATCTACAGTATGCGCTCGATGCGCTCGGCGCGGCCGTTCTGCCGTGCGGGGGCGGGGCGGAGACGGCGGCGCAACTCCTACGTGCGGCTGTGCCCGATACCATCATCACATGGGAGCATGAACTGCCCGCGCTTGAAAAATATCTTGAGGATATCGCCGTGCACCGATTGATTACAGTCGGGGGACGTATTGCGCCACAGACGGTTTCGCGTGCTCTTGCAGAGCGTATGGGCGCGCGTCACGCACATATCTTTACGCTGGCACAGATGGGGGCGCTGATTGGTGTCGCCTGTACGGCGGGGGCGGGACTGCATCTTGAGGAACGGCTCTTCTACGCCGAGGTCATTGATGAGGCGGGGCATAGTTCGCGTGCGGACGGTGCGTGCGGGCAGCTCGTACTCTCGACGCTCGCGGCGGAGGCGATGCCCGTCCTGCGGTATCGCACGGGACTGCAGGTGCGCCTTGCACGAGCGCGATGCGGCTGTGGGAGCGTACAGCTCCTGATTACGGAGGGGTGA
- the pyrF gene encoding orotidine-5'-phosphate decarboxylase, with amino-acid sequence MADERLIAALDVPTRAAAEELVARLGDSVSYYKVGMELFYALGGDIVTWLKGEGKQVFLDLKLHDIPNTVGNGLSSLLHLGPDILNVHTAGGLRMMREAREALQRTADKAGVPCPKLIGVTVLTSMDADDWAGLGHTGTVADAVLRRAALAQEAGLDGVVASPAETAEIRRVCGEAFLIVTPGIRPAGVSHDDQRRVMTPAGAIHAGASQIVVGRAIYAAEDPRAAAKGILKEMEGIR; translated from the coding sequence ATGGCAGATGAACGGTTGATTGCGGCGCTCGATGTGCCGACACGCGCGGCGGCAGAAGAACTCGTCGCGCGTCTGGGCGACAGTGTGAGTTACTACAAGGTGGGCATGGAGCTCTTCTATGCGCTTGGCGGGGACATTGTGACGTGGCTCAAGGGCGAGGGGAAGCAGGTCTTTCTCGATCTGAAACTCCACGACATTCCAAATACGGTCGGAAACGGGCTGTCCTCGCTGCTGCATCTCGGTCCCGACATTCTGAATGTCCATACGGCGGGCGGGCTGCGTATGATGCGGGAGGCGCGCGAGGCGTTGCAGCGAACGGCGGACAAAGCGGGCGTGCCCTGTCCGAAGTTAATCGGCGTCACTGTGCTCACGAGCATGGATGCAGATGACTGGGCAGGGCTCGGGCACACGGGCACGGTTGCGGATGCAGTTCTGCGCCGTGCGGCGCTCGCGCAGGAGGCGGGTCTCGACGGCGTGGTTGCATCCCCTGCCGAGACGGCGGAGATTCGCCGCGTCTGCGGTGAGGCTTTCCTCATTGTGACGCCGGGCATTCGGCCTGCGGGCGTTTCGCATGACGATCAGCGGCGTGTGATGACACCTGCGGGCGCGATCCACGCGGGGGCTTCGCAGATTGTCGTGGGGCGTGCGATCTATGCGGCAGAGGATCCGCGTGCAGCGGCAAAGGGGATTTTGAAGGAGATGGAGGGCATACGATGA
- the pyrE gene encoding orotate phosphoribosyltransferase, with amino-acid sequence MTQEEVRALLVKTGAIMDGHFLLTSGLHSPHYVEKFNVLQHPAYTAQLCAAMAEKFKDAAIETVVGPVTGGILLAHETGKALGTRAIFTERVDGKMTFRRGFSLREGERVLIVEDIVTTGGSIKEVIEVVKEAGAVPVAVSMLVDRSGGKADFGDVPGTALLTMDVETYAPETCPLCAKGVPMTKRGRTGK; translated from the coding sequence ATGACACAGGAGGAAGTACGTGCACTGCTCGTGAAGACAGGCGCAATCATGGACGGGCATTTTTTGCTGACCTCGGGGCTGCACAGCCCGCACTATGTGGAGAAGTTCAATGTGCTCCAACATCCCGCATACACGGCGCAGCTCTGCGCAGCGATGGCGGAGAAGTTCAAGGACGCAGCAATTGAGACGGTGGTCGGCCCCGTGACGGGCGGCATTCTGCTCGCACATGAGACGGGCAAAGCCCTGGGGACGCGCGCAATCTTCACGGAGCGCGTGGACGGGAAGATGACGTTCCGACGCGGCTTTTCTCTGCGGGAAGGGGAGCGCGTGCTCATTGTCGAGGACATTGTGACGACGGGCGGCTCGATCAAGGAGGTCATCGAGGTGGTGAAGGAGGCGGGCGCTGTTCCTGTGGCCGTCTCCATGCTCGTTGACCGCAGCGGCGGCAAGGCAGATTTTGGCGATGTACCGGGCACGGCGCTCCTCACGATGGATGTGGAGACCTATGCGCCCGAGACCTGCCCTCTCTGCGCGAAGGGCGTTCCCATGACGAAGCGCGGGCGTACGGGCAAGTAA
- a CDS encoding methionine gamma-lyase family protein, whose translation MQRDELKALREDVVARAQGAFAHMDEVAEFNTRKVLDAMRACRVSDAHFGVSAGYAYSDLGREKLDELYARVFGVERALVRTQFVSGTHALATVLFGILRPGDQLVSITGAPYDTMQTVIGWAHESVGSLKEFGVLYDELPMQGGRVDMNGIDRIVTARTKLALVQRSRGYSEREPLSIKDIRAVSARIKAANPNCIVFVDNCYGEFVDTTEPTDITDVDIMAGSLIKNPGGGLAPTGGYIAGRSDLVEAASYRLTAPGMGDELGASLISNRLLFQGLFLAPHVVAQALKGAVFAAGIFEGLGCRTFPRFTDARSDIIQAIVLGDAERMKAFARAIQAMSPVDAFAAPEPWDMPGYADQIIMAAGTFVQGASIELSADGPMREPYCIYLQGGLTFEHAALGVMAAAEAIV comes from the coding sequence GTGCAGAGGGATGAGCTGAAAGCCCTGCGGGAGGATGTTGTCGCGCGTGCGCAGGGGGCATTTGCGCATATGGATGAGGTTGCGGAGTTCAACACGCGGAAGGTGCTCGACGCAATGCGTGCATGTCGCGTCTCCGATGCGCATTTCGGCGTGAGCGCAGGCTATGCTTACAGCGATCTCGGGCGCGAGAAGCTGGATGAGCTCTATGCACGCGTCTTTGGCGTAGAGCGGGCACTTGTGCGTACGCAGTTTGTCTCGGGGACGCATGCACTCGCAACGGTGCTCTTCGGCATCCTGCGTCCCGGCGATCAGCTTGTCTCGATCACGGGCGCACCCTATGATACGATGCAGACGGTGATCGGCTGGGCGCATGAAAGCGTCGGTTCGCTCAAGGAGTTCGGCGTTCTCTACGACGAGTTGCCGATGCAGGGCGGGCGCGTGGACATGAATGGCATTGACCGCATCGTGACGGCGCGGACGAAGCTCGCGCTCGTGCAGCGTTCGCGCGGCTACAGCGAGCGCGAGCCGCTCAGCATCAAGGACATTCGCGCGGTCAGCGCGCGCATCAAGGCGGCGAATCCGAACTGCATTGTATTCGTGGACAACTGCTACGGGGAGTTTGTCGATACTACAGAGCCGACAGATATTACGGACGTGGACATCATGGCGGGCTCGCTCATCAAGAACCCGGGTGGTGGGCTTGCGCCGACGGGTGGCTATATTGCGGGGCGCAGCGACCTCGTGGAAGCCGCGTCCTATCGTCTCACGGCGCCCGGGATGGGGGATGAGCTCGGTGCGAGCCTCATCTCGAACCGGCTGCTCTTTCAGGGGCTTTTCCTCGCGCCTCATGTCGTGGCGCAGGCACTCAAGGGCGCGGTCTTTGCCGCAGGGATCTTCGAGGGACTGGGCTGCCGTACGTTCCCGCGCTTTACGGATGCGCGCAGCGACATCATACAGGCAATCGTCCTCGGGGACGCGGAGCGGATGAAGGCGTTCGCGCGCGCGATTCAGGCGATGTCGCCCGTGGATGCTTTCGCCGCACCCGAGCCGTGGGATATGCCGGGCTATGCCGATCAGATCATCATGGCGGCGGGGACGTTCGTGCAGGGGGCGTCAATCGAGCTGAGTGCAGACGGTCCCATGCGCGAGCCGTACTGTATCTATCTGCAGGGCGGGCTGACGTTCGAGCACGCGGCACTCGGCGTGATGGCGGCGGCGGAAGCAATTGTGTGA
- a CDS encoding ABC transporter ATP-binding protein, whose protein sequence is MSVAIHIENAVKKYGDLTIIPGITEHIRNGEFFTLLGPSGCGKTTLLRMIAGFNSIEGGDILFNEQRINDIPAHKRNIGMVFQSYAIFPHLTVRQNVEYGLKLRDVPKGEMKEKVDRILDVVQITDYQDRLPERLSGGQQQRVALARAIVIHPSVLLMDEPLSNLDAKLRIEMRSAIREVQKKVGITTVYVTHDQEEALSISDRIAVMNKGEIQQTAQPQTIYERPWNIFVSTFIGHSNLFYGRVKKSGGEASVVFRSGFEMPMANLGEEAEDGMEIVISVRPEELSIQEDGLPCKVRTKVFLGKYINYSLDFDEEMILPHQASLEFSQDLGHATQQLEVGDTVHLRPNALKVNVFTADGSRNILKDVVRYE, encoded by the coding sequence ATGAGCGTAGCGATTCATATTGAGAACGCTGTCAAGAAGTATGGCGATCTCACGATCATTCCGGGGATTACGGAGCACATCCGCAACGGAGAGTTCTTCACCCTGCTCGGTCCTTCGGGCTGCGGAAAGACGACGCTCCTGCGGATGATTGCGGGCTTCAACAGCATCGAGGGGGGCGATATTCTCTTCAACGAGCAGCGGATCAACGACATCCCAGCCCACAAGCGCAACATCGGCATGGTATTCCAGAGCTATGCGATCTTCCCGCATCTGACGGTGCGTCAGAACGTGGAGTACGGGCTCAAACTGCGCGATGTGCCAAAGGGGGAGATGAAAGAAAAGGTCGATCGCATCCTCGATGTCGTGCAGATCACGGACTATCAGGATCGTCTCCCCGAGCGTCTCTCGGGCGGGCAGCAGCAGCGCGTCGCACTTGCGCGCGCCATCGTCATTCATCCGAGCGTGCTTCTGATGGACGAGCCACTCTCAAACCTCGATGCAAAGCTGCGCATCGAAATGCGTTCCGCAATCCGCGAGGTGCAGAAGAAGGTCGGAATCACGACGGTCTACGTCACGCACGATCAGGAGGAGGCGCTCTCTATCTCCGACCGCATCGCCGTCATGAACAAGGGCGAGATCCAGCAGACGGCACAGCCGCAGACGATCTATGAACGCCCGTGGAACATCTTCGTATCGACCTTTATTGGACATTCGAATCTGTTCTACGGACGCGTGAAGAAGTCAGGCGGGGAGGCGAGTGTGGTCTTCCGCAGCGGCTTTGAGATGCCGATGGCGAACCTTGGCGAAGAGGCGGAGGACGGGATGGAGATCGTCATCTCCGTGCGCCCTGAGGAACTGTCGATTCAGGAGGATGGCCTGCCGTGCAAGGTGCGGACGAAGGTCTTCCTCGGCAAATACATCAACTACAGTCTGGACTTCGATGAAGAGATGATTTTGCCGCATCAGGCATCTCTTGAGTTTTCGCAGGATCTCGGCCATGCGACGCAGCAGCTCGAGGTCGGGGACACGGTGCACCTGCGTCCGAATGCGCTTAAGGTCAATGTCTTCACCGCAGACGGCTCACGCAATATCCTGAAGGATGTGGTGCGCTATGAATAA